Part of the Perognathus longimembris pacificus isolate PPM17 chromosome 1, ASM2315922v1, whole genome shotgun sequence genome, TCCTAACCTCTCTTCATTCCACAACAGTTTATGCTTCCCAATCTTTTCAGAGGATTAGGAATTATAAACCAAAATTTTGCTTTCCTCTGCTAGGTTTACTCTTTCTCCTCAGTTTGATAGGAAACAAAGACAGGCATAGGAGTAATCCCAGCAAGGAAAAGCCTGAGAAACAGTGACCCGGGGAGTAATCCTTCATATCTCCAGGGAGTCCTCCTGAGGAAGCTGAGGAACTGGGTTGGGAAAGCACACAAAACAGGAAAGTGTCTCCTTTCCTAGGattgggaaagagaagaaagtgcaTAGCTGGCTACATACCACAAGATTTGGTGTCAAAATGTTGAAAAGCCTCCAAAGGTTGATTGGAATTGTCTAGGACTGGAGAAATGGGGCTGAGACCTGGGTGGCAGAGGGAGTCGGGAGAAGAGGGGTACCCTCTAGAAGCATTAGCTGCCATCAAGTGTCCCTGAGTGTCTCTAGGAACAGGAGTTATGTTCTCTGGGCATTAGCCTTAGGGAAAAGCCTGCTATGCCAGTAATCGGGGTTATCAAAAGCAGAGTCAGTGGCTTCTAAGCTACGTAGAGTTTTGAGGCGGGCATAACGGACATGGGGGGCATTGTGTTCAGGCCCCTGGAAAGCTCTCATCTCTTCATACCCTTGTTCAGCCTCTTGGCAGGCTCCCATGGCCGCATAATCCCCACTGGGACCACCTCCACCACGTCTGTGGTTCATATATTCATAGTCTTCATCTGGAGTTGTGCCAGCAGTGGGCAGGATGGGCACGGGATGGAGTGGGCAGCTCTGTGTGCTGCCCAGAGAGGCACTGAGGTCTGATCCTACATCCATGTACTCATAACCCAGTTCCTCAAGGGAGCCAGGCCTTGGGGGACGAGGTGGACTGCGCCTTCTCCTCCGGTTCATGTATTCATactcctcatcttcatcttcttcttcagtACCCAGGACAGAACTGAGACCCACTGAAGAGAGTGTCCCTTCCCGGGAGGAAGTACCTAGGGGTGAGAAGAGAAGATGGGTATGTGGAGAACTTCCTGGGAGTAAGCAAAACCGGGTGGAAGGAAGTtagggcactgttggctcatgcctataagtctagctactctggaggctgagatctgaggatcactgttcaaagccagaccaggcaggaaagtctgtgagatacttatctccaattaactactaaacagagcagaagtagagctgtggctccagtgatagagtgccagccttgagcgcaaaaactcagggacatgggctggaaatgtggtttagtggtagagtgcttgcctagcatgcatgaagccctgggttcgattcctcagtaccacataaacagaaaaggctgaagtggtgttatggctcaaatggtagagtgctagccttgagcaaaggaagcttagggaaagtgcccaggccctgagttcaagccccaggagctagGAGGCTTAGAGAAAGGAATAGAAGATTCCAGAAAAGCCCAATAAGAGGAGTCAGGCACCTTTGAGGTGTCTATCTGGCATGACATAACCGTTGACATCCTCTTCCTCTAAGCCTGGCGGGGAGAGTGGAGTGACTGGTGTGAGCAGGCTGTGACGCTGGGAATGGTAGGCACTATCTCCCCGTGGCCGTGGGCTCCGACTCCGGCTTCGGCTTCTACACATGGATGCTTTCTCCTGGAGCTCAGCCTCAGAGCCTGTCACATGGCCCTCTGATGACTCTGATGCCAGGCGTCCCCGTGGCACTGGGTGCAGAGAGACTGGACGAGGGTATCGTTCATTACCCCCACAAGCTGAAGATTCctaaggaggaaaataaaacaatgaagagaTATTTatacagaatgaaaaaaattggGTAGGTTattcaatgtctttttttttttgggtggggggcggaatatgttctggtcctgggcgctgtccttgagtttttgtgctcaaggctagtgctctgtcactggggtcacagctgcacttctggctttttagtagtttattagagataagagtctcaaagactttcctgcatgggctggctttgaaccacaatcctcagatctcagcctcctgagtagctaacaacACGCACATCTAAATGTCTTCTTTCATGTAGGATGCTAATTAAACCAAAAAATTTCTGGTGCCTTCTTCCCCACCTCTATCAGCACAAACAAACCCACAGGACAATCTTCCTCATAGCCTCTTAGCAGTAGACCTTACCGGGGAAGCCTCTCCAAGATTATTTTGGTTCATAGGCATATATCCAGATGATGGACTTAAAAGGCTCTGACTCTAGAATGAGAAAAGTAAAGGTAAAAATGGAGGTCATTTTGCCATGGAGGTCTTTGAATAGTTAATCTTGGTATCAACAGCTCATAAGGGAGCAGAGTGTTTGGCAATCCTAAGTTCTCTCACCCCACGTGGCCGATTGAGGGTCCCAGATGGTAGGCTGAGGGCAGAGCCCAGTGTGGTCATCAGGCTGTCCTCCTCTGCCTCCAAATCAAGATCTAGGTCCAGTTCTGGCTCCAGCTCTACTTCTTCCAGTTCTTTGTTTGTCAGAGCAGGGGGCTCTGCCCCAGGGGAAATTCCAGGCCCACTTTCTCTCTGCAAGGAAATGCAATGTTAAGGTGAATCCTGATTCTAGCTAAGTTCTCCTCTCTCTAAATGTAGTTTGATATCCCCTAGTCCCTACTGACCTTTATGACCAGATACCGTGGTGGGTCTCGGGCCATCCTGGTGAACTCATTGGCTAGTTCTTTAAAAGTTGGGCGAATATTCTCATCAATCATCCAACCTGGGGGTGAGATATAGGAagtggaggcagagatcagaataGAGCCATGAGAGATAGGAAGAGAAGTCATTTAGAAAATGGCTGGGATCAGCAGGTAACTCACACTTGACCATGACCATGTAGACATCAATGGTACAGATCTGGGGCTGTGGTAACCGTTCCCCCTTCTCTAGCAGGTCTGGTACTTCAGCTAATCGAAGCCCTGCATAGGGCTCTGCTCCAAAGGTCATCAACTCCCAAACTGTCACACCTGGTACAGAACACATGGACTAGTTAGTATAACCATAGTCAATATGGGCATGAAATAAAGACaaggtagggggctggggatatggcctagtggcaagagcgcttgcctcgtatacatgaagccctgggttcgattccccagcatcacatatatagaaaacggccagaagtggcactgtggctcaagtggcagagtgctagccttgagcaaaaggaagccagggacagtactcaggccctgagttcaaggcccaggactggccaccaaaaaaaaaaaaaaaaagacaaggcagAACTGGATTCAAGGATCTGAAGGGcttatgctttctttctttttccttcctttcctccctccttccctccctcccttccttccttccttctgccctccctctctccctccttccctctctccttcctccctcccccctttcccctcctccctctctctcttgctactaggccatattcccggccccccctctctctgtttctgtctctctctctctttgtatgcCACTCCTGACTGAGgcatgaattcaggacctgggtgctgtccctgaggtgttttattttgttttgtttttcccccctcaaagctagagctctaccacttgagccacagccccacttctagcttttggatgattgattggtgataagagtctcatggactttctgcttaggctgtcttcaaactgagatcctcagatcgccACTTCCTAATTAACTAGactacagatgggagccactggctcccagttgGGGCTTAGTTTCTAAGGGGAGGTGTCTCAAAAGGGAGTTGTGGGATTTGGACGTATGAAGGGTACCCAAGCATACTGACCGTAGCTCCAGACATCACTCTGGTGTGTATATTTCCCAAAGTGGATACTCTCAAGGGCCATCCACTTAATTGGAGTCTGAGGATTAAAGATAAAAGTGCCACCAACTGATTTCCACAAATTTAATGTTCCCCAAACCCAATATCTCCATCATTCTTTGTTGCTCTCTGTACTTAAATGTCTCTCATATCTAGCTCCCTATCCTTGCATTTACCATAAATTAATCATCTACTTAACTCAGGCACAGATTACTGACTGCTCTCAGCCCACTCTTACCACCTACCCCCACCCCGCGCCACCTTACCTTGGCCTCGCTGTGTAGTAGCTGCTTGTCATCAGGAGGTAGCAGGTCAGCCACACCAAAATCTGCCACCTGAACCTGACTGGGGGACTTGAGCAGCACATTCCGGGCTGCCAGGTTCCTGTGCACCATGCCATGTTCTTCAAGGTAGTACATACCCTAGACAATGAAATGAATCTCAGTGTTGGGCGAAGCAATCACTGAGTTCCAGagtccaccccaccccagaccctaAGGATATGTCTCAGCTCTCAAACTTCAACCTTCGTACCCCACCCCTGACTGTTCCCAGCCAGGCAGTTCTGTTCTTAGAACTCCTCTAGCTTCCTCTTACCTTGGCAATTTGTACTCCCCAGTTGAGCAGCAGCTGTGGTCCCAGTGCCCCCCTCTGTTGTCTCACGTAATCCAGCAGGGAACCCAGAGGCAAATACTGAGTGACGAGCTGCAGAGATGACCCTGGGCAGAGGCCCAGCAGCCTCACGATGTGAGTGTGGTCTAGACTGCCGATGGCCAGCATATGCTATGAAACACAAGATGGGTTGTCCAAGAAATGGACAGGTTCACATCCACTCCACACACCTGGAGCCCAAGGCTCCAGGAGTGAAAGGGTGGGAAGCACAGTGGCATGGAAATACAGCATGTGACAACATAGGACCATGCTTCTTCTATACAACTGCTGATACCATTATTCTCTCTCCTAGTAGCACACAGaattccccttcccttacttacATCTGTTACAGCTTGAAAACTCTGCCGTCCACTCTTGTCCTCAATGACTTTAATGCAGACTGGAATCTTGATGGATTCACCTTCGGGGATCCATACCCCCTGGGAAATTTAGGTTGAGAGTCAAGCAAGGTCATTCTTCCTATGTCAGTCCTTTGGCAAAATCCTTCTCTCTTTTGCCTTACAtcctttccccacctccccagacTTCAGGAGGGTCACTCACCTTATGCACCGTTCCAAAGACACCTGAGCCAAGCACTTTAAGTTTCCTCAGCTCTGTCTCTTTGAAGATTCTGGCCAAGACTTTGTTAGCCTTCTCGCTGGGATCCAGAGGTTCTATGCtctgaggaaaggggagggaggcacTCAGGAAACCTACAGGTGAATGCCAAGGGTAGCAGAACCCAAATGATGGGAGGCATATTGAGGAATAGTAGGCCCTGTGTGCAAGCTGAGGAAGCTTTCTGTGATCACATATCAGCAATCAAGATTGTGCCCTGTGATCAGAAGTCAAAGGGAAAACTCTTTGATGGAGTAGGAGATGGGGAATATATATTCCAGCTGAGTGCtgctggctcattcctgtaatcctagctactcaggctgagctctaaggatcacaaGCCCAGtcaaggaaagtccaggagattcttatctccaataaattattctgAAAAATTTTGGAAGTTGTAGGTACCAGAACATGCcaggatcacacctataatccttgttactctggaggctgagatctgatggttctaattcaaagccagcccaggcaggaaagtccataagactcttacctccatttaactataaaaaagctggaagttgaactGCACTAGCAGCTGGGTATAGTTGAACACTCACCTTGGCCAAAAAAGGTCAAGGAAGAAAGGAGTAATGCTTATCCCATCACTTCTCTCTGAGTTCAGACAGCATAGGGTGCCTCTCAAAAGTAAGGTAAATACTCACCTCACCCCGCTCCAAGTACCGCCTCATAGCCCTTTTATTTTGAATTTGGCGCCCACGCCAATAGAGAAAAGTGCCACCCAGGATCAGGGAAATAATTGCCAGTCCTGCTACCAAAGCCATTGCCAGATGGGTTTTGCTATGGGAGACAGAGAAGCCCAGCATTATCCTGGTGTTGCATTTCCTTCACAAGTATCACCTATACCTCGCTGAAAGTAAGGGGCATATATGGGACAAGAAGTCACCATTTACATATGTTCTCTAGCACTAAAGGAATTAACCTAAATCTGGAGCCTTCTCTACCTTAGATGAGTGAAAGTTTGTTGTCAGAAAGGAGGTCCACCCACTAAATACAGAGATCAGAATAGGCACTCTTCCCCACCCATGGGTAGCCACCATCTTGCTCTAGATTTCTCCCAAATATCTGCAGCATCCAGAATCTTCAAGCTCATCATACCTGATCAGCGCCAGTGTTTGGCCTAAACAATCTTGTAGCTCTGGTCCTGTACACCTAGAGAAGAAAGTCATCCCCCTTAGATGGGTCCTTGAACAACAGAGGCTCAAGTTCAACAGcctcaacagacaaaaaaaaagcttgtttcAGAACAAAATATTATGGTGTCCCATTTTAGAGCACAGAGCTTATTCTAAGACACAGCCTCCATTTCCATATTAAAAGCCTTCTTcaattccctcttttttttttcctgccagtactgggactgggacttgaacttggggtgtgggtactatcccttagcttttcactcaagtgcTCCacaacttaaaccacagctccgctctggttttttgtttttgtttttgttttggctggtcctggggcttgaattcagtgcctgggtactgtccctgagcttctttgtgttcaagctagcactctgccacttgagccacaacactactcccagcttttcctgagacgtttattagagataagagtctcatggattttcatgcccaagctggcttcaaactgcaatcctcaaatcttagcctcctgagtagctaagattataagcatgagccactggcacctggctgactttctttttttaatagttaattggagataagagtctcatggactttcctgctcagtctggctttgaaccagaatcctcaaatctcagcttcctgagtagctaagattataggcatgagccaactgaCATCCAGCAAGCAAGAGTGATTCTGAAGTCACAGTCTCTTTCTTGTTGCCGACCCTCTCCCTCACCCTAGTTCTGGGCAACTCAACCCTTTCCCAGACCTCCTCTTCTCATCTCATCACTTACCCCTGGGTGCAGTTCTCATGACATGGCCGGCATTCATTCTGAGCATCCGGGTACTTGTAGATGGGGCCCTTGGCACCTAGGACTCCATAGGGGCATCTGTTCACACAGTGAGGCCCATCGCGAAAATGAGCACACTGAGCACAAGCATCAGAGCCCTAAGTAAAAGAAAGTCAGGAAGAATGGAATCCtaatcaatgtcattcctttcagtGATGACCAACCCAGCCATTCAGGATCCTCTATACATAAACTCCAGCATCATCTGGcctccctgggctgggctggagactTGGCTGTATCATTCCCTGAATGCCCCAAGTATTGCCCTCTCTGTCTCCATTAGAGGTCTTGGGGAGTGTTGTTATACCGAGCCATTGCATGTAGTAGTGCCCTCCATGGGTTGGCATTCTGGGTGGCAGGAGAAGCATTCGCCCTCTTGGGCAAACTCACGAGGCTCCCTGAAGTGGAAGAGATAGGAAGGGTGTCATTTCCAAGTCCTAACCTTTACACCAGATCCTGTAATGAGGACCCCCTACTCCATTCCTCCACCAAGGCAGATTCTGAAAGTTGCCAATAGAATGTCTGTGGCCACCTGAACAGCTCCATCCCAGGACTctactctcgtgtgtgtgtgtgtgtgtgtgtgtgtgtgtatgtagaggtcctgaggcttgaactcagggcttggccacaTATTACCCGAgctgttttgcccaaggctaccactctaccagtgagttacagctccatttctgacttgttttgttttggtaattcattggagataagagtttcacagacttttgtgcctgggctggctttgaaccatgattctcagatctcagcctcctgagtggctatcattacaggtatgagccactggcaccagaccCCACTGAAAGTCTCCCTTCACAGTACCCATTCAGAAAGTTGCAGTGGGTCACACAGACACCCTCTCGGCTGTAGTTCCGACAGGATAAGCACTGAGCAGGACCTGGGCCCCAGCATCCTCCAGAAGAGCAGAGAGGATCACACACTTTGCCCTCTgccactggaggaaaaaaaaaggctggatcaGAAGAGGAATCCAAGGACTCCAGCAAGTCCCCTTATGACCACTTTCAGTCTcacctctccctcattcccttctcccTGGTCCCATCCCCTATTCCTACTCCCACATGCAGAGCAGAATAGTCCTTACACCCCGCACCCCCAGCAGGCCCTTCTCTCACCGCACTCTCTGCGGGGTCGATTATGTTTGATATCTAGTCTCTCTTCTGAAGGCCCTCGAAGCAGCCTGGTCCAGTTCAGAGAGTGGTGGTAGCAGAGCTGCCGGTTTGCACTTATGTAGATACGCCCAGCACTAATTTCCTTCAGGGATCGGAGACCCAGAGATGTGACATTCAAGTTCTTCATGATCAACAAGGAGAAGCCCCGGCTGAGAAGAAAGGGAACCTGGTGAGAGGGGCAGACTACAAAAGGAAAACTAAGCATGCAGGGGCTTCATTGCTCTGAGCTTATCAGAACCACTGAGAAAGGAACCCCCCCACTAACAGAATCCCTATCCTTTTGCCTTCTCCCCAGAAACCTGGCAGAGTTAGAGTCTGCTTTGTGACACAGTGCCTTATACTTCATGAAAAGATGCCTATTTTACTGTGTGgagataccaccaccaccatgatcCCTACTCACTTGTAGAGGCTTCTGCCTCCAATGGTTGTCAGGTTGGAGAAAACACTGAAGTTGTGCATATGAGGAGGCCAAGACTGGATGTTCAGATAACCTGAGGAGTTGGAAAGGCATACGAGCATGAAACTTTCTCCCTTTCATCTTTGTCAGGTTCTTCGGGCTccccccttgttttgttttgttttctcaagcaGTTCATGCCATGAATGCATTTATTCCTCCCAGAAATGAGAGCCTCTTACCTGTGATCTCCCGTACTGTCCTGAAGACATTGAGTTTCTCAGGATCCAGAGCAGGAATTTTGTGCCATGGATCTCTGGAGAGAATAGTACAACTTGGTCAATAAGCTAGAGAAGTAGgtctggaggcatagttcaagggtagagcccttgcctagaatgtccaaggccctgggttcaatccctagtatagccacccaaagaagaagaaaagaggaggaagaagaaagaaaagaagtagaggCATAATCCAGTAGCATTGTGCCTCAAAAGTTAGCTTATTGATATCGTGTGTGGGGGTGTGCATGTGcgtacatagacacacacacacccacacacccagggccatatacatgctaggcaaatgctctagcaCTGACCTACATCCCCAGCCTTACTGAATTTGGTTTCTAAATCCCATTCTCTGCCCAAAGAAAATAGAGCTCCTTAGAGAAATAGCCTGTGTAGGGAAAATACAGGTAAGTCTGGAGCATCTTCTGCCAAAAAGGAAGTActcaaagaagggaagggaacacaCTGAAAGAACATGGAAACCAGTGTGAAGGACTTTCAGTGGCCAAATTAGGGACACCTAAACACTAAAATGAATGATTGCAAAAGGACCATATACCACTGAATAAAGGTAAGTATTCACACAGATAACTAGAgaaggtggagttgtggcttaaagtggtagagtactagccttgagcaaataagctcatggatagcacccaggccccacaactgacttaattaattagttaaaactagagtatagctcagtggcagagtactgcctcagcatgcataaagccctggatttgatcatTAGCATAGATAAGAAGGGGACACTCTTCCTAACACTAGAATGGCAACAAGTAAATgcagaaggaaaaaatagaagcATATACCATTTGGCACTATCATAATAGATtcaaggctaggaatgtggcttagcggtagaatgcttgcgagcatgcatgaagccctaggtttgattcctcagtaccacataaacaggaaaagggggctgggaatatggcctactggtaaagttcttgcctcatatacatgaagccctgagttaaattcctcagcaccacatatatagaaaaagccggaaatggcgctgtggcttaagcggtagagtgctaaccttgagcacaggaagctcagggacaatgcctaggccctgagttcaagccccatgactggaaaaaagtaaataataataactaattcAAGCAAACATTCCAAGGTACTTGTTGATTGCAAAAGGAAAAAACTAATTTTTCAGTAGAAAAACTTGGAAGATACCCATTTAACAATCTGAGACCCTATGGTCAGTGATGGGGGATTAATCACACCATATGCATCCTTGTTACAATGCACTAAGACTATCACATCTGAAATCCCAGAGTTCAGGAGGCAGGATAATTTGAggatagcctgggctacattgtgagatcttatcttgtttttgtttttaaattattcttgtaGCTCAATGGTATGGTAGGCCAGTGTGAGGTACCCCCataccactaccatcaccatcaaACAAGGTTCTTGTTCTTAAGAAATATGTACAAAAAAACAGCAGGGGTAAGAGAGACACTCTATCTGGAGGTTTACCTACCCTCCAGTGGTTCAGAAACATAATaggtcctttttgttttcctggcctatactggggctttaactcagagcctgggcactgttccttagctttttcactcaaggctagcattctcctcttctggctttttggtgcttaattggacataagagactcacagactttcctacctgggctggcttctaaccacaatcttaagatctcaacatcttgagtagctaggattacaggtgtgagccaccagtgtctggtacAATAGTCCTTTGCAACCCCTAAGATTTTTAGTCAGTTTCCCTATAGAGATGATTGAGGCCAATGTGAGTGGATAAAGCGGGGCACTGTAGAGGAGAGGGAAGGTAGATCTCTAACCCATTGAGGCCGGTGATAAGGAAGTCCAGGTTGCCCAGGATCTTGGTGCAGTTCACAAACCCATCAATGTTGCTTGAGTCCACTGTCTGATAGCGACTCCCATAGCCAGTTCCCTCACAGGCTGTAAACACAGAAGAGTCAGTGGGCGTGGCTTGAGCAGCCGGGCAGGAAAGAATGCCTGTTGATAATGTCTTACCATTTCCTGCTCACCTTTAGGGCACAATCCTCCACAAGGCTCACAGATCTTGAGCCCATTTTTCTCTACTTCCATCTTGTCAGGAGGACATGCCCTGACACAGGATGTCTGATCTACGACAAAGTTATCTATGGGAGAAGACAAGTGCAATTAGAGATGATGAAATCTGTCAACTACCACTGGACATTCCTCTGTgtttttgtttcccttccctcttGCACTGAAATTCCCTATTTGTCAGCCAGTTTGATCCCCACCCCCTtacttctttgtgccagtactgaggcttgaactcagggcctcaggatctcacttggctttttcctcctcaaggctggtgctccacttgagccacttccagctttttgctgattaaatgaAGGTGA contains:
- the Erbb3 gene encoding receptor tyrosine-protein kinase erbB-3; the encoded protein is MKANGALQVLGFLLSLARGSEVGNSQAVCPGTLNGLSVTGDAENQYQTLHSRYERCEVVMGNLEIVLTAHNADLSFLQWIREVTGYVLVAMNEFSILPLPNLRVVRGTQVYEGKFAIFVMLNYNTNSSHALRQLRFTQLTEILSGGVYIEKNDKLCHMDTIDWRDIVRDPDAEIVVKDNGRTCPSCHETCKGRCWGPGPDNCQTLTKTICAPQCNGHCFGPNPNQCCHDECAGGCSGPQDTDCFACRHFNDSGACVPRCPQPLVYNKLTFQLEPNPHTKYQYGGVCVASCPHNFVVDQTSCVRACPPDKMEVEKNGLKICEPCGGLCPKACEGTGYGSRYQTVDSSNIDGFVNCTKILGNLDFLITGLNGDPWHKIPALDPEKLNVFRTVREITGYLNIQSWPPHMHNFSVFSNLTTIGGRSLYNRGFSLLIMKNLNVTSLGLRSLKEISAGRIYISANRQLCYHHSLNWTRLLRGPSEERLDIKHNRPRRECVAEGKVCDPLCSSGGCWGPGPAQCLSCRNYSREGVCVTHCNFLNGEPREFAQEGECFSCHPECQPMEGTTTCNGSGSDACAQCAHFRDGPHCVNRCPYGVLGAKGPIYKYPDAQNECRPCHENCTQGCTGPELQDCLGQTLALISKTHLAMALVAGLAIISLILGGTFLYWRGRQIQNKRAMRRYLERGESIEPLDPSEKANKVLARIFKETELRKLKVLGSGVFGTVHKGVWIPEGESIKIPVCIKVIEDKSGRQSFQAVTDHMLAIGSLDHTHIVRLLGLCPGSSLQLVTQYLPLGSLLDYVRQQRGALGPQLLLNWGVQIAKGMYYLEEHGMVHRNLAARNVLLKSPSQVQVADFGVADLLPPDDKQLLHSEAKTPIKWMALESIHFGKYTHQSDVWSYGVTVWELMTFGAEPYAGLRLAEVPDLLEKGERLPQPQICTIDVYMVMVKCWMIDENIRPTFKELANEFTRMARDPPRYLVIKRESGPGISPGAEPPALTNKELEEVELEPELDLDLDLEAEEDSLMTTLGSALSLPSGTLNRPRGSQSLLSPSSGYMPMNQNNLGEASPESSACGGNERYPRPVSLHPVPRGRLASESSEGHVTGSEAELQEKASMCRSRSRSRSPRPRGDSAYHSQRHSLLTPVTPLSPPGLEEEDVNGYVMPDRHLKGTSSREGTLSSVGLSSVLGTEEEDEDEEYEYMNRRRRRSPPRPPRPGSLEELGYEYMDVGSDLSASLGSTQSCPLHPVPILPTAGTTPDEDYEYMNHRRGGGGPSGDYAAMGACQEAEQGYEEMRAFQGPEHNAPHVRYARLKTLRSLEATDSAFDNPDYWHSRLFPKANAQRT